The segment CAGGTGCTGAAGGTTCAGATTCGGGGATATGCGGAATCCCGACAGGACTTCTCGGTACCACCTGAAGGCGAAGAGGTGTTTTCCGCGGACCATGCCATCGCAGAGCACCTCTTCCAGGTGTTACGAGGCAGCAACAACCTCATCTTTCCCAACAGTCGCGCCCAGGTAGAGTGGTTTGCCGACAACCTGCGACGACGGTGTGAGCAGGGTGGGGTGCCGAACGAGTTCTGGCCGCATCACGGGAGCTTAGCTAAGGACATTCGAGAGGAAACGGAAAAGGCACTGAAAGTCGGCGGCCAACCCGCCACTGCCGTTTGCACCACGACCTTGGAGCTTGGGGTGGACATCGGCAGCATCAAGACGGTGGCGCAGATCGGACCACCGCCATCGGTTGCCAGCCTGCGCCAACGCCTGGGTCGATCCGGTCGCCGCCCGGGCGAGGCGGCGATTCTCCGTAGTTACTGCAAGGAGCGTCAGTTGGACGATGGCTCGCCATTGTCCGATCGGTTGCGCCAGGGCTTGGTGCAAAGCATCGCCATGATCCGGCTACTGATGCAGGGATGGTTCGAACCACCCCGCGTTCAGGGCCTGCATTTGTCGACGCTGGTACAGCAATGCCTCTCGATGATTGCTCAGCGAGGAGGTGCAACAGCAGCAGATATCTGGAACACGCTGATTCGGAGTGGTCCCTTCGCCGGGTTGGAGCAGGGCAGCTTCTTGAGTCTGCTTCGTTCTCTTGGCGAGCGTGATTTGATTGCCCAGACGGCGTCAGGCCTGTTGCTGCCCGGCGTACTGGGGGAGCGGATGATTAATCACTACGACTTCTACAGCGCCTTCGTGAGCAACGAGGAATTTCGCCTGGTGTGCGATGGCAAAGCATTGGGAGCGTTGCCCGTTTCCCGGCCGCTGACAGTCGATCAGCGCATCATTTTCGCCGGGCGACGCTGGCGCGTCACGGATGTGGATACCGAGGCCAAGGTCATTGCCGCGAGGCCGGATCCGGGAGGGGCTCCTCCATCCTTCGACGGGCTTGGCGCGCGCGTACATGGCCGAGTCAGGCAAGAGATGAAGACGGTCTTGCTCGAGACTGATGCTTACCCCTATCTCGATACCACCGCCCAAGAGCTTCTGGCTCAGGCGCGCGGCACCTTTTCGGAGCTGGGGCTGGCGCATTCGAGCATGACGGAAAGCGGAGGCAAGACTTACCTGTTCACCTGGCAAGGCGATTGGACGAA is part of the Pseudomonas lalkuanensis genome and harbors:
- a CDS encoding DEAD/DEAH box helicase, producing the protein MSLPPSNSESAGFELLEPRIQRWIWSEGWTSLRDAQERAIPALLGADQDVIIAAATAAGKTEAAFLPILTNLLQDQDSIGAVLYISPLKALINDQWDRLTRLCDELELPVIAWHGDISASRKHRFLKSPEGILLITPESLEALFVNRGTSLAGLFANLRYLVVDELHAFIGSERGKQLQSLMHRVETIIDRPLPRVGLSATLGDMTLAAAFLRPNAPHHVSVIESKGSGQVLKVQIRGYAESRQDFSVPPEGEEVFSADHAIAEHLFQVLRGSNNLIFPNSRAQVEWFADNLRRRCEQGGVPNEFWPHHGSLAKDIREETEKALKVGGQPATAVCTTTLELGVDIGSIKTVAQIGPPPSVASLRQRLGRSGRRPGEAAILRSYCKERQLDDGSPLSDRLRQGLVQSIAMIRLLMQGWFEPPRVQGLHLSTLVQQCLSMIAQRGGATAADIWNTLIRSGPFAGLEQGSFLSLLRSLGERDLIAQTASGLLLPGVLGERMINHYDFYSAFVSNEEFRLVCDGKALGALPVSRPLTVDQRIIFAGRRWRVTDVDTEAKVIAARPDPGGAPPSFDGLGARVHGRVRQEMKTVLLETDAYPYLDTTAQELLAQARGTFSELGLAHSSMTESGGKTYLFTWQGDWTNDALAILLTHTGVPSENAGLVIEVEGGRASLESSLREIAGWDGIDESTILADVQNMVQEKWDWALPPALLMQSYARMQLDLDGAKALAVKLSSNHD